CCCAATGCCATTaactatattgaaaaattggtTGTCACATGAGCTAAAGGATTCTGTAAACAAATCAGAGATAATTCCATGTACATCGCTCTCGTCAAAAGTTTTGTGGACCAGATCATTGCCAAAATTAACTTCTGAGGCTCCTCTTAGAAGCAATGATGTCAACTCTGATGgaattgaagatattattgTGGGATTTAGCACAGGTACAAAACCAAAACGTTTATTCTATCAATAGATgtcttttgttattattattgttattttaatatttttttgcttttttagttgatttaaaatttcttgctATTGTATATTAAGTTGCATTGTGATATGTGAtttgtttacttttattttgcttgCCTTTTTACAGATTTTGGTTTCACAGTTACATGATGTTTCTTACAATGTCTAAggtgaataattaattttattttgtgataaaattaattaattaattgataaaacagttgttaatttataaatttaggTTTGGATACAATGGATGCTCCAGAATACATTTGTACTATATATTTTGAGAGACAAATGCCGTGTTTAGGCGGTGTACTGGCATTGAATGGCAAAACGGGCGAAACTATTTGGACACATTGGACTGCTCATGCGATATTTTCCGTTGACTGTGGCGTAGACTTGACAGACGACAAGATTAAAGATTGTGTTATATCTGGACGCGGTGGGATACTACAAGCCATTAATGGTCATGATGGTTCCCTCATATGGGAAATTCCCATTCAAGATCCCGCGATGTTGTCAGAGCAGCAAAGGATTGTAGATGTCTACGATGCGAGATTTATAGCGGACGCGGACGGCGATGGTATTGGCGACGTAATAGCCTCACACGCCATGCAGTCGGACGACACCCGGGCGAGCAATGTACTCGTAATATCAGGGAAAAGTGGAAAAACTATACGCGATGTTAATTTACCAAATACAGAACTGCTGTTCGTAGCGCCACAAATTCTGGTGCATCCTGACGGAGAAAACATATTTGTTCTAGCTACAAGTAGTCAGGAAGAGGCTGGTGGATTATACATAGTGTCCCAagctaatatattttacggTGATTTAGGCGATTTGGTATGTATAACAGTATAGCGTAAAATCTGTATGAAATTTAATCgtagaaaaatgattttattcattaatttctttttattgtagAAATTACGAAAGCTTCATCATAATACAGGAAAAGGTGCGCTGTTACCGCCGATTTTGATCGATATTACGTCGGACGGAATCGAAGATATTGTCGCGGCCATGTTTAATTCTACGATTATGGCGTACAATGGATCAACGTTTGAGCCTATCTGGAATTACACGTTCCCCAATTCGGAAATAATTAGCATTCCAATTCCTGGCTATTACAACGACGACGATATACCGGACTTCATGGTGAAGCATCAGATAGGTAGTGGTTTtcttacatattattataccGTAGCCACAGTAATAGACGGCCGTAACGGACAGCCTTTGCTCGAGAAACGGATGGAGGACGGTTTAAGTAGACAAATGTCCGGATTATCGATTACCGTGGACGGATTTGGTAACGATTGGTTTTTGCATTGGTCCGCCGACTGTTTAAATTACGAGGGGGTCAAGGAGAAATATCAGTTCTTGAAAGGTCAAAGTCTCGTGTCGCAAACCCGCGCGGATCTCTGTCGATTGAGATTCAATTCGACGCTCGCTACCAAGCTGCTGGCTTTGAGCCAGCACGTTGGCCCACCGGGGATACCGCTGTATTTCTCAGAGGACTGGAAGTTTTTGGAGTTCAACAATTCCATCGATCCACGGAAAGAAGCGGAGAAGTATTTGGACGCCCATCCTCAATTCGAGATCATGGACTCTTACGCAGACTTGCCGCTCGTTTCCGAGAGATCGCCGAAGATGCACAAAAACCATCGGAAGGATAGTATCTTCAAGCATAAGGATAATTTACTCGCAGAAATTGGCAAGTACGACTCGGATGCGGTATACGAAAACTTTAATGAATTCAAGAGCCACAAAAAGCATAATCCCGTTCAGGACGACGTCGCAGAAAATCTGGATTTGGAGCAAGCGTGGAAGCACGACAATGAATGGACGGGAGATAATTTACCATCAGATAAAGAGTATGACGGCTTATACGGAGGTGTTGATGGTAACAACGAAGACTCGGAACAAAATGCAGATTACTCGCAAACCGAAATGCGAGAGCAGAGGAGCGTCACTGCTGGAGTTGAAAGTTCGGTAAATATTTCTCACGGAGAACATGACTCCAAAGAAATAAGCGATTACTTAATATTGTCCGAGTCGACGCAACGTAATACGCGATTGAATAACGAGGATATTGAGAAGAAGGGAATGGAAGAATTCAGCAACAAAGAAAACGACTTAATAAACAAAACTGATACGATGAATGTATCAATGATGTTAATTCCAAAACTTCAAGAAGAGACATCGTCAACTGTATCGAACGACGAATTGAGTATCAATGAAACTACTACAATACAAAGCTCATTAAATGCATCGGTCACCACAAGCGAATCGATCGGAACGAATGCAAATCTCAGCTCTGAAATGCCGGAAAGCGCACACACTGAAACGTCAAGTGTTACGAAAGGCCAAATAATTACCGGTCATCCAGCTATAACTGTCACTACTGATAAAACTGCAGATGTGACGCAGCGAAAACAGATTTATAAGCATAGTTTCCCCAATATTGTGCAAGATGCAGACGATGATGCTAGTATAGAAAAAGTGTTCAAACGGGAGTCgctaaaaaatcaaaataacggcaaaatttataagaagcAATCGCTGATATTCTCATCGATAGcgaataaagaatataaaattcgaCAAAAGCGGAGAACGAAACTGAAGTCTGAAAGTGATGGTGGTAATCAATCGAACGGTGTCAACGGTATTCAGAGACAGCCACCAACTGGAATTCTCTTACCGTCTATCGACGAATCTAAAGGCAAGACTTCGATAGACTTAGTGTTTTCTACATTCTGGCTACCAGCGTCCGAGGTGTCTCTGATCTTGTCTCAAGTAGATTTGGAATGTATTCATAGGAAGAAAGCATTGTCGAGTAAGCTGCAGTACAAAAAGGACGATGACATAATCAGCGAATGCTTATCCGAGCGGGGCgttaattatagattatatcAGGAATCAATGGATAGGGAAAATACGAAAATTGCACTCGGTCAAATGACAATATACCGAATAAAGCTGGAGTGCGTATGTCCGGAGGACATGTTACCTAATCAAACTTGTAGAAATATCTCATCACATCAAAGCTGGCCCGAGCATCTAGGTACTTCTGGAAATGGCTACTTTAAGCCGTTACGCGcgtaaatgaaatatttgaagagaTTAGATCGTGTCAAGCTACATGAATTATTGAGAAAATTCACTATAACACTCTTACGGAGTCATTAATGATTAATGGAATTAAAGAATAACTTTATGCATTGTTTGTAAAAGTATACAGTaacaatcataattataatcaattgttatacaaatgtaatttatattaatatttacatgcaTATTTCTTCGTGGAATAGAtagatatgtatgtatttgtacatataaaaatattgctgtTTATAGTCCTCGCAACTAAAATTTCTTTGGTTTTTTTCTAAGAAACAAGTACAATATTTGTCTGcgcaattttcttaaatttacaTCTCTATtaaggaaattaattacatatcgTCTAATCGTATTTGccgataattaaatattttttaggatggaattataaataaaaaggaaattgTGTGCCAAAGTCGATTtcgatcattttttttttttttttacgatatgtaaaaatatatgttttaaagtaatttacttttgcataaaaattgttaatacaatttgcaacgttaaaaatatatattatattagtaaaAGGTTAAATATGATTACGATATCCAtacgaatataaatataatgataatcaaAGTTTATGTAACTGTATAGAGATCGATGCCGATGTTAATTGTATTAGCAGATACGAATAATCTGTATGATTAACGAGAAATCTTTTGGTGCTACCAATTTATGTGCGTTATGtgcattttctataatttatgaaaaaaattaatatgtattatcaataattaataatttataaagacgttactaataattaaatttatggaaGACGTTACtatctttaaaaatgcattaattatGTTTGCAGGATGACATAAGTAGACATTTAATCACTGTTAAGtgtaatgcaaatatatattcgaagaatataaaatatacattaacgATCAactaatgttattatttattctttccaTGCACTTTTTTATGAAGTTAATTCGCGCTTTAATCCGCTGCTATGCAATTGTTTGATCAATACTGGAATATTAGATAGTTCAAGACAGTTGTGAATATGACAGTTGATTCTTCATAATTACAGCGTATAATACACAGCAATTAAATACAGTGCAGATTATGGCGAGAAGAAACATGAAACGTCGTAAGATACATATCTTATAAGTTTAACGATTAATcgaaaattgacaatttttttgattagtggACCATGTTTACACTGTGTGCAGTGTAAATAACTATTTCAGATTATCAAAAGCTTTGAAGACCAATCTCTTTGTAAGTATTTCTCGATTAATGGAGCACAACAAtgatttaaaacattgaaaacaCAGCGTATGAAttgtatttcttaaattattcaatttattaacattattttgcaaaaatatcaatatcctGAATCTCCAAACAGCGAAGAATCTCAAGATTATAGAGACAACTTAAAATACAAGTTGTGCGattattctttaaatcttGGGTAAGTATTTATCGTTTTTGTTCTCTTATCAAATtctgtacattaaaatattcattttgatACTTTGAAATTCTAACATTTaccttcaattttattaaatttacagaaaaatggctGTACGAAGCGAGGCAGTTGGAGTCACGGGCGAAAGTATGTACAAACGTTTTCGGAGACCGATGATACCATTTGCAGCGCCAAAGATACAAACTGCAGACTGCAGCAGTCCACGCTACTTAGAACACAAGATACTAAGTGGAATTTTGCAAAGCACACGAAGACAATGTTACACCGCATCGCCTAAGTTGGAACAGCTGAGAAACGCGGAAACGCAAACAGATTACAGAGAAAGCGAGACGCAAACCGAGCCTTGGGAACCGCCATACAAAGTTATTCCAggtacattatattttatataaaattcaaaaactcAGAATTGTAGTGggagaagagaaataaatgaagaaaaataaaactcgaGATGACGGAACGAGAACTTGTAGAAAAATCACAACTTCTGTTCAGGTCACAATCCTGAAATATTGACGTTGGCCAATTTAACTTGGAAACATGGATTACCCGCGGGTATCCACGAGGTGCATATTATCAACAGGATGCGGATGAAAAGAGCTTGGGAGGCTATTGCCCCGCCGATGGATACTCCAGCGAATATAAAGATGCGGAGCTCGATAATAACTGCCTTGGAAGTTGAAGAATGGGCGTTCCGGGAGTCAGTGAGTGACGAATCTCGATTAGATCGtctatcattttatatttctttgttacGTAACTGTGTAATAAACATTAGGAGATCCAATTTATAATGGATTTGCGATTAAATCTGATGAGGAACCTTTTACAAGACCGCGAGTCGAAGTATGAGACGAAAGTGCGAGGCCGTTTCAATAGACTCCAGGATAAATTGGGGAAACGTCGGAACGACCAAGTCGACACTATCAGGCAGAATCTTAAACGAAATCTGCGGAAATTAAACAAACTGCATCGCGACAAGCAAGAGCCTCGCAAATCCGACATAATCGAGCGGCTTACTGATCCCAAGTCCGACTTGTATGCGCCGCAGATGCGTCTTGGCGAGCATTCTGAAAGACGGCACGAAACATTACGGAAGCGATTTCTAAGTGAGAGCTACATCGATCGTGAGTATAATCAGTTCCAATTCAACATTAACATTTCGTGTAATTATTACTATTCAATTTCTCGCAATTGTTGCTTAGAAGAAGAAGATACGACGCTCAGCTGGTTGCCGACCATCGAGGAACCGAAAGCGATCAAGTCTAAACCTATAGACATTTGTATACGAGAAACGAGATGGACGGAGGAGAAACTGGAACAGCTCCATTCCGACCTGAAGGCCATTCGGATGAACGTCAAATCCGTAGATGTGATTCCAAGATTGATGAAGCGTAAATACAAACAGTCGCCTTTGCCCGTTACACCACGCAGATCGGGCGTATGGGACAGTAAACAGAAACAGCGGGAGGAGTCTGCTACATTTATTCAGAAATTTGTTAGAGGCAGAGCGATACAATGTCTGGTAAAAATTGTCAATGATTCATCGTGTGACATTCATTTAAAAACAgagatttttctaataaagatCTTACAGATGCACGAAGACCGCGATAGATGCAAGgattttatcagagaattaCAATCGACTCATGCGCGCGATCAGGAGAGTCAAGAGAAGCATCAAGAAGAAAGGATGTATATCGAATTGCAACGACTACGAAACGAGCAGTCGATTCAAGGAGATCGTTTGCGCGAAATTCTCAATTCTTTGGAAGGAAAGACAGTCTGTGGAACATTAGATTTCCTGAGTAAGGTAAgcttcgtaaaattttttgttagaaCAGTTTGCTCCCTTCTCTTTCTTATCATTTCCAGAAGCTGATGAGATTAGAGGACGAACGTAGAGCCCATGCCTTTGCCTTACTTaccgaaagagaaaaatgtatgCAGGAAGCTGCTGAAACTGATACACAACAACAAGAAAGTTGTAGACGAGAAGaatttgacaaaatattcaaacaagttgcgaaaataaatcagGATTCGGTAGAAGCTTACTTGGAGGACGTTATAAGTGAAGGAATTGATTGGATATCCGATAAAACAGCTGAAGAACATGTTTTAGAACTTTGCGATAAGGCGGATGTCATAGCTAAATATTCCTTAGACAAGTAAGATATGCATTGATCACTAATAGATACAAACAAATATcgttgaaacaatttataaaaaaacggTGATACTTTCGCAGTGCGAATAAATTGACAGAGGAGGAATTGGTAGCGgatatgatttataattttattttacctgAAGTGGAAAAGCATAACATAAGAAGACAAATTCACGATGAACAACAAAATTGTATGCAGAATGAGAAAATTTCAGACTTGTCATCTTCTGAACCATCACTAATTATGGATcaagaaatttgtataaaaaataaggatGTACGAGCAATTAGCGTGGTTAATACAGTAAGAATCGATAATTTGCTCATATAgtgcaatttcttttttatgtaaaaacatttattttctttttaggaACTAAATATTGagaatgaagaaataaaatttctaatccACAAAACAGATACTGAAGATAAAAAGCAAGAAGATTTAGAAACGGATTTAaagagcaattttttaattgaagatgaataaaaatttgtatcggAAATTAAGAAGACTATACAATAAAGGCTTTTTGAAGTTCTTAGCTCTTTtccgatattaaaaattaattattggttGTAATTGTATTGCAGAAATTGACCgtagtatattaaattttatcaatataattgaattcATGAGTTATGAGAATCCaaactaatataaatatatttaatattttaatttcatcaatATAACATATTCTTATTGCTCCTTTTTAAATCTGGAGATTCGATCAAATcagtgaaattattattaatactttttttaataacaaccATATTTTACTGTGATATCTATTTTGTTGTCTTTACctttaatttctcaatatatgtacaacgaaatagttttattttatatagcatttattttatatattttttaatatatgattatatatgagaTACGAGTCTTAAAGCTAAAAAACGCTATATAAACCCAGTTGAATatgttatttgtatattatgtcGATCtcctaataatttaattaagattatgCCCTTGCCTCAAGTTTCTTAGAGActattatcttaaaaaaagaatctaCGAGTCAaagtttctatatttatcttgGTTATAATAAGAGTTGAAAAGATGTATGAAgggaataataatattgcaaaagctCTTGTACtgaaagtattaatataaaaaagccAAGTTAGCGCGAACAC
This genomic window from Linepithema humile isolate Giens D197 chromosome 5, Lhum_UNIL_v1.0, whole genome shotgun sequence contains:
- the LOC105679323 gene encoding uncharacterized protein isoform X1, which translates into the protein MSAVYPTLPKLAVRDSMDDDDLTDIDDEVFIRDGKNGGLKLDDDGGVKRPLMAPRRKCKKSCNFQTHKFPYKALFLPLCYGMIVILILGLIVLCTFTANTFPMPLTILKNWLSHELKDSVNKSEIIPCTSLSSKVLWTRSLPKLTSEAPLRSNDVNSDGIEDIIVGFSTGLDTMDAPEYICTIYFERQMPCLGGVLALNGKTGETIWTHWTAHAIFSVDCGVDLTDDKIKDCVISGRGGILQAINGHDGSLIWEIPIQDPAMLSEQQRIVDVYDARFIADADGDGIGDVIASHAMQSDDTRASNVLVISGKSGKTIRDVNLPNTELLFVAPQILVHPDGENIFVLATSSQEEAGGLYIVSQANIFYGDLGDLKLRKLHHNTGKGALLPPILIDITSDGIEDIVAAMFNSTIMAYNGSTFEPIWNYTFPNSEIISIPIPGYYNDDDIPDFMVKHQIGSGFLTYYYTVATVIDGRNGQPLLEKRMEDGLSRQMSGLSITVDGFGNDWFLHWSADCLNYEGVKEKYQFLKGQSLVSQTRADLCRLRFNSTLATKLLALSQHVGPPGIPLYFSEDWKFLEFNNSIDPRKEAEKYLDAHPQFEIMDSYADLPLVSERSPKMHKNHRKDSIFKHKDNLLAEIGKYDSDAVYENFNEFKSHKKHNPVQDDVAENLDLEQAWKHDNEWTGDNLPSDKEYDGLYGGVDGNNEDSEQNADYSQTEMREQRSVTAGVESSVNISHGEHDSKEISDYLILSESTQRNTRLNNEDIEKKGMEEFSNKENDLINKTDTMNVSMMLIPKLQEETSSTVSNDELSINETTTIQSSLNASVTTSESIGTNANLSSEMPESAHTETSSVTKGQIITGHPAITVTTDKTADVTQRKQIYKHSFPNIVQDADDDASIEKVFKRESLKNQNNGKIYKKQSLIFSSIANKEYKIRQKRRTKLKSESDGGNQSNGVNGIQRQPPTGILLPSIDESKGKTSIDLVFSTFWLPASEVSLILSQVDLECIHRKKALSSKLQYKKDDDIISECLSERGVNYRLYQESMDRENTKIALGQMTIYRIKLECVCPEDMLPNQTCRNISSHQSWPEHLGTSGNGYFKPLRA
- the LOC105679323 gene encoding uncharacterized protein isoform X2, yielding MDAPEYICTIYFERQMPCLGGVLALNGKTGETIWTHWTAHAIFSVDCGVDLTDDKIKDCVISGRGGILQAINGHDGSLIWEIPIQDPAMLSEQQRIVDVYDARFIADADGDGIGDVIASHAMQSDDTRASNVLVISGKSGKTIRDVNLPNTELLFVAPQILVHPDGENIFVLATSSQEEAGGLYIVSQANIFYGDLGDLKLRKLHHNTGKGALLPPILIDITSDGIEDIVAAMFNSTIMAYNGSTFEPIWNYTFPNSEIISIPIPGYYNDDDIPDFMVKHQIGSGFLTYYYTVATVIDGRNGQPLLEKRMEDGLSRQMSGLSITVDGFGNDWFLHWSADCLNYEGVKEKYQFLKGQSLVSQTRADLCRLRFNSTLATKLLALSQHVGPPGIPLYFSEDWKFLEFNNSIDPRKEAEKYLDAHPQFEIMDSYADLPLVSERSPKMHKNHRKDSIFKHKDNLLAEIGKYDSDAVYENFNEFKSHKKHNPVQDDVAENLDLEQAWKHDNEWTGDNLPSDKEYDGLYGGVDGNNEDSEQNADYSQTEMREQRSVTAGVESSVNISHGEHDSKEISDYLILSESTQRNTRLNNEDIEKKGMEEFSNKENDLINKTDTMNVSMMLIPKLQEETSSTVSNDELSINETTTIQSSLNASVTTSESIGTNANLSSEMPESAHTETSSVTKGQIITGHPAITVTTDKTADVTQRKQIYKHSFPNIVQDADDDASIEKVFKRESLKNQNNGKIYKKQSLIFSSIANKEYKIRQKRRTKLKSESDGGNQSNGVNGIQRQPPTGILLPSIDESKGKTSIDLVFSTFWLPASEVSLILSQVDLECIHRKKALSSKLQYKKDDDIISECLSERGVNYRLYQESMDRENTKIALGQMTIYRIKLECVCPEDMLPNQTCRNISSHQSWPEHLGTSGNGYFKPLRA
- the LOC105679320 gene encoding cilia- and flagella-associated protein 91 isoform X2 gives rise to the protein MAVRSEAVGVTGESMYKRFRRPMIPFAAPKIQTADCSSPRYLEHKILSGILQSTRRQCYTASPKLEQLRNAETQTDYRESETQTEPWEPPYKVIPGHNPEILTLANLTWKHGLPAGIHEVHIINRMRMKRAWEAIAPPMDTPANIKMRSSIITALEVEEWAFRESEIQFIMDLRLNLMRNLLQDRESKYETKVRGRFNRLQDKLGKRRNDQVDTIRQNLKRNLRKLNKLHRDKQEPRKSDIIERLTDPKSDLYAPQMRLGEHSERRHETLRKRFLSESYIDREYNQFQFNINISCNYYYSISRNCCLEEEDTTLSWLPTIEEPKAIKSKPIDICIRETRWTEEKLEQLHSDLKAIRMNVKSVDVIPRLMKRKYKQSPLPVTPRRSGVWDSKQKQREESATFIQKFVRGRAIQCLMHEDRDRCKDFIRELQSTHARDQESQEKHQEERMYIELQRLRNEQSIQGDRLREILNSLEGKTVCGTLDFLSKKLMRLEDERRAHAFALLTEREKCMQEAAETDTQQQESCRREEFDKIFKQVAKINQDSVEAYLEDVISEGIDWISDKTAEEHVLELCDKADVIAKYSLDNANKLTEEELVADMIYNFILPEVEKHNIRRQIHDEQQNCMQNEKISDLSSSEPSLIMDQEICIKNKDVRAISVVNTELNIENEEIKFLIHKTDTEDKKQEDLETDLKSNFLIEDE
- the LOC105679320 gene encoding cilia- and flagella-associated protein 91 isoform X4; the protein is MAVRSEAVGVTGESMYKRFRRPMIPFAAPKIQTADCSSPRYLEHKILSGILQSTRRQCYTASPKLEQLRNAETQTDYRESETQTEPWEPPYKVIPGHNPEILTLANLTWKHGLPAGIHEVHIINRMRMKRAWEAIAPPMDTPANIKMRSSIITALEVEEWAFRESEIQFIMDLRLNLMRNLLQDRESKYETKVRGRFNRLQDKLGKRRNDQVDTIRQNLKRNLRKLNKLHRDKQEPRKSDIIERLTDPKSDLYAPQMRLGEHSERRHETLRKRFLSESYIDQEEDTTLSWLPTIEEPKAIKSKPIDICIRETRWTEEKLEQLHSDLKAIRMNVKSVDVIPRLMKRKYKQSPLPVTPRRSGVWDSKQKQREESATFIQKFVRGRAIQCLMHEDRDRCKDFIRELQSTHARDQESQEKHQEERMYIELQRLRNEQSIQGDRLREILNSLEGKTVCGTLDFLSKKLMRLEDERRAHAFALLTEREKCMQEAAETDTQQQESCRREEFDKIFKQVAKINQDSVEAYLEDVISEGIDWISDKTAEEHVLELCDKADVIAKYSLDNANKLTEEELVADMIYNFILPEVEKHNIRRQIHDEQQNCMQNEKISDLSSSEPSLIMDQEICIKNKDVRAISVVNTELNIENEEIKFLIHKTDTEDKKQEDLETDLKSNFLIEDE
- the LOC105679320 gene encoding cilia- and flagella-associated protein 91 isoform X1; the protein is MAVRSEAVGVTGESMYKRFRRPMIPFAAPKIQTADCSSPRYLEHKILSGILQSTRRQCYTASPKLEQLRNAETQTDYRESETQTEPWEPPYKVIPGHNPEILTLANLTWKHGLPAGIHEVHIINRMRMKRAWEAIAPPMDTPANIKMRSSIITALEVEEWAFRESEIQFIMDLRLNLMRNLLQDRESKYETKVRGRFNRLQDKLGKRRNDQVDTIRQNLKRNLRKLNKLHRDKQEPRKSDIIERLTDPKSDLYAPQMRLGEHSERRHETLRKRFLSESYIDREYNQFQFNINISCNYYYSISRNCCLEEEDTTLSWLPTIEEPKAIKSKPIDICIRETRWTEEKLEQLHSDLKAIRMNVKSVDVIPRLMKRKYKQSPLPVTPRRSGVWDSKQKQREESATFIQKFVRGRAIQCLVKIVNDSSCDIHLKTEIFLIKILQMHEDRDRCKDFIRELQSTHARDQESQEKHQEERMYIELQRLRNEQSIQGDRLREILNSLEGKTVCGTLDFLSKKLMRLEDERRAHAFALLTEREKCMQEAAETDTQQQESCRREEFDKIFKQVAKINQDSVEAYLEDVISEGIDWISDKTAEEHVLELCDKADVIAKYSLDNANKLTEEELVADMIYNFILPEVEKHNIRRQIHDEQQNCMQNEKISDLSSSEPSLIMDQEICIKNKDVRAISVVNTELNIENEEIKFLIHKTDTEDKKQEDLETDLKSNFLIEDE
- the LOC105679320 gene encoding cilia- and flagella-associated protein 91 isoform X3, which translates into the protein MAVRSEAVGVTGESMYKRFRRPMIPFAAPKIQTADCSSPRYLEHKILSGILQSTRRQCYTASPKLEQLRNAETQTDYRESETQTEPWEPPYKVIPGHNPEILTLANLTWKHGLPAGIHEVHIINRMRMKRAWEAIAPPMDTPANIKMRSSIITALEVEEWAFRESEIQFIMDLRLNLMRNLLQDRESKYETKVRGRFNRLQDKLGKRRNDQVDTIRQNLKRNLRKLNKLHRDKQEPRKSDIIERLTDPKSDLYAPQMRLGEHSERRHETLRKRFLSESYIDQEEDTTLSWLPTIEEPKAIKSKPIDICIRETRWTEEKLEQLHSDLKAIRMNVKSVDVIPRLMKRKYKQSPLPVTPRRSGVWDSKQKQREESATFIQKFVRGRAIQCLVKIVNDSSCDIHLKTEIFLIKILQMHEDRDRCKDFIRELQSTHARDQESQEKHQEERMYIELQRLRNEQSIQGDRLREILNSLEGKTVCGTLDFLSKKLMRLEDERRAHAFALLTEREKCMQEAAETDTQQQESCRREEFDKIFKQVAKINQDSVEAYLEDVISEGIDWISDKTAEEHVLELCDKADVIAKYSLDNANKLTEEELVADMIYNFILPEVEKHNIRRQIHDEQQNCMQNEKISDLSSSEPSLIMDQEICIKNKDVRAISVVNTELNIENEEIKFLIHKTDTEDKKQEDLETDLKSNFLIEDE